A single genomic interval of Lewinellaceae bacterium harbors:
- a CDS encoding glycoside hydrolase family 127 protein, translating into MKYWMLLGALLICLTSHGQQAGKMHFIPFSQVKIEDAFWSPKQEKVATATMAACIYQTEINTPRIRNFEKVARHQGEKHEGIYYDDSDVYKALEAMSYAISNTNDSQLEATADRWIDIIAAAQEPDGYLNTYYSLTGLDQRWTDMEKHEAYCAGHLMEAAVAYYQATGKRKLLDVAIRLADHIDRTFRQAQRPWVTGHEEIELALVKLAKTTGEQRYIQLAQYFLDQRGHGNGKGKIWDQWNDPAYAQDAVPVKDQKEITGHAVRAMYLYTGAADVGAMTGDTGYQKAMNLVWEDVVGRNLYVTGGIGSSGRNEGFGVDYELPNEDAYCETCASVGMVFWNQRMTALTGESRYMDVLERSLYNGALDGLSLSGDHFFYGNPLASHGQHSRREWFGTACCPSNIARLVSSLGDYIYAADEQAWYIQLFIGSETAVKTGQVNVTIGQQTQYPWQGMTRISIEPAKPVSHSLKIRIPGWATGTPVPEGLYHYAQEGDDIITIQVNDEVVPYTIEKGYATITRMWHPGDTVQIMLPMVVHEVESRTEVAADRDRFVLQRGPLVYCVEGVDNPGKAWNFWAPEGTQYRVFPYKVAGEPVQAIRVQARGLSPANRGNSVEDVPRTLTAIPYYSWANRGNSDMQVWLPRRINEVEIR; encoded by the coding sequence ATGAAATATTGGATGTTATTGGGGGCCTTGCTTATTTGTCTTACCTCCCACGGACAACAAGCCGGGAAAATGCATTTTATACCGTTTTCCCAGGTAAAGATCGAGGATGCATTCTGGTCCCCTAAGCAGGAAAAAGTGGCAACAGCCACTATGGCAGCCTGCATCTACCAAACCGAAATAAATACGCCACGTATCCGGAATTTCGAAAAAGTCGCCCGTCACCAGGGTGAGAAACACGAAGGTATCTATTACGACGACAGTGACGTCTACAAAGCCCTCGAGGCTATGTCTTATGCCATCAGTAACACCAATGACTCCCAGCTGGAAGCCACTGCCGACCGTTGGATTGACATCATCGCCGCCGCACAGGAACCGGACGGATACCTCAATACCTATTATTCACTTACTGGCCTTGACCAACGGTGGACGGATATGGAAAAACACGAAGCCTACTGTGCCGGGCATCTGATGGAAGCAGCAGTAGCTTATTACCAGGCAACCGGAAAGCGCAAATTGCTGGATGTAGCCATCCGGCTGGCGGATCACATAGACCGTACCTTCCGGCAAGCTCAACGTCCATGGGTCACTGGTCACGAAGAGATTGAATTAGCCCTGGTAAAGCTGGCAAAAACAACCGGTGAACAACGATATATCCAATTAGCTCAATATTTTCTGGATCAACGCGGACATGGCAATGGCAAAGGCAAGATCTGGGACCAATGGAATGATCCGGCTTATGCCCAGGATGCGGTGCCGGTGAAAGACCAGAAAGAGATCACTGGTCATGCGGTACGAGCCATGTACCTTTATACCGGTGCTGCAGACGTAGGTGCGATGACCGGAGATACCGGTTACCAGAAAGCGATGAATCTGGTCTGGGAAGATGTAGTTGGTCGGAATCTGTATGTGACTGGCGGAATCGGCTCCTCCGGGCGCAATGAAGGATTTGGCGTTGACTATGAATTGCCCAATGAAGATGCCTATTGCGAAACATGTGCCAGTGTGGGCATGGTTTTCTGGAACCAGCGCATGACAGCGCTCACCGGTGAATCCCGCTATATGGACGTATTGGAGCGCAGTCTTTACAATGGGGCGCTGGACGGATTAAGCCTGAGTGGTGACCACTTTTTCTATGGCAATCCGCTTGCTTCACATGGGCAGCACAGCCGGCGGGAATGGTTCGGCACCGCCTGCTGTCCATCCAATATTGCCCGGCTCGTATCGTCACTGGGCGACTACATCTATGCTGCCGATGAGCAGGCCTGGTACATCCAGTTGTTCATCGGTTCCGAAACAGCAGTGAAAACTGGCCAGGTTAATGTAACAATCGGGCAGCAGACACAATACCCCTGGCAGGGCATGACCCGGATAAGTATTGAGCCTGCAAAACCGGTAAGCCATAGCCTCAAGATCCGCATACCGGGCTGGGCTACCGGCACACCGGTTCCGGAAGGATTATATCATTATGCACAGGAAGGTGATGATATCATCACCATTCAGGTAAATGATGAAGTTGTTCCCTACACCATTGAAAAAGGATATGCTACCATCACCCGTATGTGGCATCCCGGAGATACCGTACAGATCATGTTACCTATGGTAGTTCACGAGGTGGAGAGCCGGACCGAAGTAGCCGCGGATCGCGATCGATTTGTGTTACAGCGAGGGCCCCTGGTCTACTGCGTCGAAGGTGTCGACAATCCAGGCAAGGCATGGAATTTCTGGGCGCCGGAAGGTACCCAATACCGTGTCTTCCCCTACAAGGTGGCCGGAGAACCTGTCCAGGCCATTCGTGTCCAGGCTCGTGGCCTGTCCCCGGCGAATCGTGGCAACAGTGTGGAGGATGTACCCAGAACCCTGACTGCCATACCTTATTACAGCTGGGCCAACCGAGGTAATTCCGACATGCAGGTGTGGCTCCCGCGGCGTATTAACGAGGTGGAGATCCGGTAA